Proteins encoded in a region of the Acidobacteriota bacterium genome:
- a CDS encoding RNA-binding protein: MKLYVGNLSFQTSSFDLQELFSGIGTVESATVVEDRDTGRSRGFGFVEMATKEDGEKAITELNGTEHNGRELKVNEAKPRENRGFGGGGGGGRGGNRGGGGGGGYGRDSGGFGGGGGGGRNRW; the protein is encoded by the coding sequence ATGAAACTTTACGTAGGAAATCTTTCCTTCCAGACCTCGAGCTTTGATCTCCAGGAACTCTTTTCAGGCATTGGAACCGTCGAATCAGCGACAGTAGTTGAAGATCGTGACACAGGCCGCTCGCGCGGATTTGGTTTCGTCGAAATGGCGACCAAAGAAGACGGCGAAAAGGCCATCACGGAACTTAACGGAACCGAGCACAACGGACGCGAGCTGAAAGTCAACGAAGCTAAGCCCCGCGAAAATCGCGGCTTTGGCGGCGGTGGCGGCGGCGGACGCGGTGGAAACCGTGGCGGCGGCGGTGGCGGCGGCTATGGCCGTGACAGCGGCGGCTTCGGCGGCGGCGGTGGCGGCGGACGTAACCGCTGGTAA
- a CDS encoding S8 family serine peptidase produces the protein MRVLEDDFQSLIAANAPDTAEFRAICSRCLRLFEKAKDQIVQDAAVQKDGSHVLSTPLRLDADERFTGRGVTIAFLDSGFYPHVDLTTPRNRIVGYRDLLRADGDLSSLFQPDVASWHGMMTSVVAAGNGSLSNGFYRGLAPESDVVLIKLARTGRITDQNILDGLEWVFENRERHRIRVVNISAGGDDEQHYLSDPLSQAVEHCTAAGITVVCAVGNAGHLPNHPVVPPASAPSAIAVGGLDDKNSMNRAKRGMYRSSYGPTVDGLQKPEVIAPSIWVPAPILPNTPTAQQASFLERLDKSEDSELHQIVRDHPGVDAELDAALDRPIHTIRQIITLKLQQENVITKHYKYVDGTSFSAPIVSSLVAQMIEANPNLSPQQIKRILITTAERLPHYEVDRQGWGVIDPRRSVEAALNFTEN, from the coding sequence ATGCGCGTGCTTGAGGACGATTTCCAAAGTCTGATCGCGGCCAACGCTCCGGATACTGCAGAGTTTAGAGCGATCTGTTCGCGGTGTCTTCGGCTTTTTGAGAAGGCGAAGGACCAAATAGTTCAGGATGCCGCAGTTCAGAAGGACGGCTCGCACGTCCTTTCAACGCCGCTCCGGCTCGATGCCGACGAACGCTTCACCGGCCGCGGCGTGACCATCGCCTTTCTCGACTCGGGCTTTTATCCGCACGTTGATCTGACGACCCCGCGGAACCGCATCGTCGGCTATCGCGACCTTCTCCGGGCCGATGGCGACCTCAGCTCGCTCTTTCAGCCGGACGTTGCAAGCTGGCACGGAATGATGACCTCGGTCGTCGCCGCCGGCAACGGCTCGCTCTCGAACGGCTTTTACCGCGGGCTTGCTCCGGAATCGGACGTGGTGCTTATCAAGCTGGCGCGGACCGGCCGCATCACCGACCAGAATATTCTCGATGGGCTCGAGTGGGTGTTTGAGAACCGCGAGCGTCACCGCATCCGTGTCGTCAATATCTCGGCCGGCGGCGATGACGAGCAGCACTACCTTTCCGACCCGCTTTCGCAGGCGGTGGAGCACTGCACGGCCGCGGGCATAACGGTCGTTTGTGCAGTGGGGAATGCCGGCCACTTGCCGAACCATCCGGTCGTGCCGCCGGCGAGCGCGCCTTCGGCGATAGCGGTCGGCGGCCTGGATGATAAGAATTCGATGAACCGTGCCAAACGCGGAATGTATCGCTCGTCATACGGCCCGACGGTCGACGGCCTCCAGAAACCCGAGGTGATCGCGCCTTCGATCTGGGTGCCGGCACCGATACTTCCGAACACGCCGACCGCCCAACAGGCATCTTTTCTCGAAAGGCTCGATAAAAGCGAAGACTCGGAGCTTCACCAGATCGTCCGCGACCATCCTGGCGTCGACGCCGAGCTCGATGCCGCTCTCGACCGGCCGATTCATACCATCCGCCAGATCATCACGCTCAAGCTCCAGCAGGAGAATGTGATCACCAAGCACTACAAGTACGTTGACGGCACGTCGTTCTCCGCACCGATCGTTTCGTCGCTTGTCGCGCAGATGATCGAGGCAAACCCGAACCTCTCGCCCCAACAGATCAAGCGCATCCTGATCACAACGGCAGAACGGCTGCCGCACTACGAAGTTGACCGCCAGGGATGGGGTGTTATCGATCCCAGGCGGTCGGTCGAAGCTGCTCTGAACTTCACTGAAAATTAA
- a CDS encoding stage II sporulation protein M, with protein MNRFIDENKDNWRRLEDLLGMLQGSGLRGLSKLEVREFGELYRRAAADLAIARAETRDPKVINYLNSLVVRAHGRIYRAEGGAVGIFKRYFRRDLPAAFRSVLPFSAFSFFLFMFFVVAAFVLAFRDPDFTNLLGLADVETMAASNNRWWLSLNEANQVGSSAILTNNIRVAFFAFGLGAFFGIGTIYVLVFNALLIGGVLGTCYRVDPNFGAGLANFMVAHGVVELMCIFIAAGAGLSIGYAILVPGDLTRAEALKKRGVEAARIVIGIALFLFVAGVIEGFISPSDLPVPAKIATGVLTGTLMLLYLGFVGLKPVAEAVEN; from the coding sequence GTGAACCGCTTTATTGACGAAAATAAGGATAATTGGCGGCGGCTTGAGGACCTGCTCGGGATGCTTCAGGGCTCGGGACTTCGGGGGCTTTCAAAGCTCGAGGTGCGCGAGTTTGGCGAGCTTTATCGCCGGGCGGCGGCGGACCTTGCGATAGCCCGTGCGGAGACGCGCGATCCGAAGGTCATCAATTACCTTAATAGCCTCGTCGTCCGTGCCCATGGCCGCATCTACCGGGCCGAGGGCGGTGCGGTCGGCATCTTCAAGCGCTATTTTCGCCGCGATCTTCCGGCGGCGTTTCGCTCCGTTCTGCCATTTTCGGCATTTTCGTTTTTTCTGTTCATGTTCTTTGTCGTCGCGGCCTTTGTGCTCGCTTTTCGTGATCCTGACTTCACCAATCTGCTCGGATTAGCCGATGTAGAAACAATGGCTGCCTCAAATAACCGCTGGTGGCTTTCGCTGAATGAAGCGAATCAGGTCGGGTCTTCAGCGATATTGACGAACAACATTCGTGTCGCATTTTTCGCGTTTGGGCTCGGGGCTTTTTTTGGTATCGGGACGATCTACGTTCTTGTTTTTAACGCACTCTTGATCGGCGGCGTGCTCGGCACATGTTATCGCGTTGACCCGAACTTCGGTGCGGGGCTTGCAAACTTCATGGTCGCCCATGGCGTCGTCGAGTTGATGTGCATCTTCATCGCCGCCGGAGCCGGGCTGTCGATCGGCTATGCCATTCTCGTTCCGGGCGACCTGACGCGGGCCGAGGCGTTGAAGAAGCGAGGTGTCGAGGCGGCAAGGATCGTCATCGGCATCGCTCTTTTCCTCTTTGTGGCGGGTGTTATCGAAGGCTTCATCTCACCCTCCGACCTGCCGGTCCCTGCAAAGATCGCAACCGGAGTCCTGACCGGAACTCTTATGCTGCTTTATCTCGGGTTCGTCGGGCTGAAGCCGGTAGCCGAAGCGGTCGAAAACTAA
- a CDS encoding patatin-like phospholipase family protein, whose translation MERKKIGLALSGGGARGYSHLGVLRVLERAGIQIDMAAGCSAGSIVGAAIAAGLKADDIIKFSRKLGWFDVSAFSYSPKGLLTNEPLGRFIENNFPLTRFEELEIPLAIVACDLATGKEVVFRDEGNVAEAVRASCAIPGVFVPVIGTDGKVLIDGGIASPMPTRAVRKLGADKVIAVDLLTCGSVDAGTPNTLVGTFIQAAMMMIRNSSKSHHYRADIIIEPAIAHIRPDEIKRADELIELGEAAAEEKLEEILAMAGS comes from the coding sequence ATGGAAAGAAAGAAGATCGGCCTTGCTCTTTCGGGCGGCGGTGCACGCGGATACTCACATCTCGGCGTGCTCCGGGTGCTTGAGCGTGCCGGGATCCAGATCGACATGGCGGCGGGATGCTCCGCAGGTTCGATCGTCGGTGCGGCCATCGCGGCCGGGCTTAAGGCCGACGACATAATCAAGTTTAGCCGAAAGCTCGGTTGGTTCGACGTTTCCGCGTTTTCTTATTCGCCCAAGGGACTGCTGACCAATGAACCGCTTGGCCGCTTTATCGAGAATAATTTTCCGCTGACACGGTTTGAGGAACTTGAGATACCGCTGGCGATCGTTGCCTGCGACCTCGCGACCGGAAAGGAGGTCGTTTTTCGCGATGAGGGAAATGTTGCGGAGGCCGTAAGGGCAAGCTGTGCGATACCGGGCGTTTTCGTGCCGGTTATCGGCACTGACGGAAAAGTGCTGATCGATGGTGGCATTGCCTCGCCGATGCCGACGCGGGCCGTCAGGAAACTTGGTGCCGATAAGGTCATAGCCGTTGACCTGCTGACCTGCGGCTCGGTCGATGCCGGCACACCGAATACGCTTGTCGGTACGTTTATTCAGGCCGCGATGATGATGATCCGCAACTCCTCAAAAAGCCACCACTACCGGGCTGACATCATCATCGAACCCGCGATCGCCCACATCCGCCCCGATGAGATAAAGCGCGCCGATGAGCTGATCGAGCTCGGCGAGGCGGCGGCTGAGGAAAAACTCGAGGAGATCCTCGCGATGGCCGGATCATGA
- a CDS encoding DUF58 domain-containing protein produces the protein MRFVFSGRFYFLAVLSLVPLSLSWNFPFLRWVALAYNILLITAAVADHFLSRKRIDDVAAVREFPVRFAIGNANEVRLLLENTGTRDILIRIKDEYPPGLEVLDPRESEFELPGKRQAEFSYRLRPTRRGRYEFGRIAARFRSTLGLVWSQAEIGEPEAIKVYPNMRRAREIELKALGNQSFIAVQRRSTRRGEGREFESMRDYVRGDELRHISWTATARRSKLTTRQYQIERDQTVMIAIDAGRMMTGRIDGETKFDTAIHATLALMSACARGGDNAGIVVFGRRVRKYLPPKRGVEHMDAVLEALHDMEPELIEPSYARAFQFIASNLKKRAFVVILTDVVDKDSSRELINSLRLLRPRHLPLVATIGDRDLNAMVSAKPEEIREVFLQSAAEEIIHQRESALRLVESLGGLALDVTTQTLGPRLLESYLRVKERGLL, from the coding sequence ATGCGATTTGTCTTCTCCGGACGATTTTACTTCCTCGCGGTGCTCAGCCTTGTCCCGCTCTCGCTTTCGTGGAACTTCCCGTTCCTGCGATGGGTTGCACTTGCCTACAACATCCTGCTGATAACCGCAGCCGTCGCCGATCATTTCCTGAGCCGAAAGCGGATCGATGACGTTGCGGCCGTGCGTGAGTTTCCGGTGCGTTTCGCTATCGGCAATGCCAACGAGGTGCGGCTTTTACTCGAGAATACGGGAACACGCGACATCCTGATCAGGATAAAGGACGAGTATCCGCCCGGACTTGAAGTGCTCGATCCGCGCGAGAGCGAGTTTGAGTTACCGGGAAAGCGACAAGCAGAGTTCTCATACCGGCTTCGGCCGACGCGGCGTGGCCGTTACGAATTTGGACGGATCGCGGCTCGGTTTCGATCAACGTTGGGCCTCGTTTGGAGCCAGGCGGAGATCGGCGAACCGGAGGCCATAAAGGTTTACCCAAATATGCGGCGTGCCCGCGAGATAGAGTTGAAGGCCCTCGGGAATCAATCGTTCATCGCTGTTCAGCGGCGCTCGACCCGTCGCGGTGAGGGTCGCGAGTTTGAATCAATGCGCGATTACGTCCGCGGCGATGAGCTGCGGCATATCTCGTGGACAGCAACGGCCCGGCGTTCAAAGCTGACGACGCGGCAGTATCAGATCGAACGCGACCAAACGGTGATGATCGCCATCGACGCCGGGCGAATGATGACAGGCCGCATCGATGGCGAGACGAAGTTTGACACAGCGATCCACGCAACCCTCGCACTGATGTCCGCCTGTGCACGCGGCGGAGACAACGCAGGCATCGTCGTCTTCGGCCGGCGTGTTCGCAAATATCTGCCGCCGAAGCGTGGAGTTGAGCACATGGACGCGGTGCTAGAGGCTCTGCACGACATGGAGCCGGAACTCATCGAGCCCTCATACGCCCGGGCTTTTCAGTTCATCGCCTCAAACCTCAAAAAGCGTGCGTTCGTCGTTATCCTGACAGACGTGGTCGATAAGGACAGTTCGCGTGAGCTGATCAATTCCCTGCGGCTGCTCCGGCCGAGACACCTGCCGCTCGTCGCAACGATCGGCGACCGCGACCTGAACGCGATGGTCTCTGCAAAGCCGGAAGAGATCCGCGAGGTCTTTCTGCAATCCGCCGCCGAAGAGATAATACACCAACGCGAATCCGCTCTCAGGCTCGTAGAATCGCTCGGCGGACTCGCACTCGACGTAACCACCCAAACCCTCGGCCCAAGGCTGCTCGAAAGTTATCTGCGAGTAAAGGAACGCGGCCTACTTTGA
- a CDS encoding SDR family oxidoreductase, whose protein sequence is MQLIILGASGLTGRELVAQALEAGHDVTAFVRDPEKLKIENARLSVARGNILDKASLEAALPGHDAVLSALGSPGLGKSDELSEGTKNIIDVMERLGPKRLIFESSVGVGDSKDHLTWFAKYIFVPLVIKNILEDKEVQERYIFDSSLEWTLVRPGGLTNGRRTGKYRHGDAIDNQHPATRVSRADVAEFMLRQLSDGTYLRKTPGISM, encoded by the coding sequence ATGCAATTGATAATTCTGGGTGCATCCGGGTTGACGGGACGGGAGCTTGTTGCACAGGCGCTTGAGGCCGGGCACGATGTCACGGCCTTTGTCCGCGACCCTGAAAAGCTCAAAATCGAGAACGCGCGGTTGAGTGTGGCTCGCGGCAATATTTTGGACAAGGCTTCGCTTGAAGCGGCCCTTCCGGGCCACGACGCGGTACTCTCTGCTTTAGGTTCGCCCGGACTCGGCAAGAGCGACGAGCTTTCTGAGGGCACAAAGAACATCATCGATGTAATGGAGCGGCTCGGGCCGAAGCGGCTGATCTTCGAATCATCGGTCGGCGTCGGTGATAGCAAGGATCACCTCACATGGTTTGCGAAGTACATCTTTGTTCCGCTTGTGATCAAGAATATCCTCGAAGATAAAGAGGTCCAGGAAAGATATATTTTTGATAGCTCGCTGGAATGGACGCTCGTCCGCCCGGGCGGCCTAACGAACGGCCGCCGCACAGGAAAGTACCGCCACGGCGACGCCATCGATAACCAACATCCGGCAACCCGGGTCTCGCGGGCTGATGTTGCTGAGTTCATGCTTCGCCAACTTTCCGATGGTACTTATCTGCGGAAAACTCCCGGCATTTCAATGTGA
- a CDS encoding ion transporter gives MLEQLKRKIYDVLVETDDGETIDRIVAVLLMILIFLNVIAVVIESVESVAVRYAGFFFAFELFSVAVFSVEYLLRLWIAPLDPRYAGAVRGRLRYALTPMAVIDLLAILPAFLPLFMAVDLRMMRVLRLFRLFRLLKLGRYVDSLDALSRVVRAKQEVLLVSTTMIVILLLFAGSLMYAAENEAQPDKFSDIPSALWWGIATLTTVGYGDVFPVTPIGKVLGGVIAFLGIGMFALPAGILASGFAEEVESRRAKSRAEGTCPHCGEPLE, from the coding sequence ATGCTCGAACAACTTAAGCGAAAGATCTACGATGTCCTGGTAGAGACTGATGATGGGGAAACGATAGACCGCATCGTTGCGGTCCTGTTAATGATCCTCATTTTCCTGAATGTGATCGCTGTCGTGATCGAGTCGGTCGAGTCGGTCGCCGTTCGCTATGCCGGTTTTTTCTTCGCATTCGAGCTCTTTTCCGTCGCGGTTTTCTCGGTGGAGTATTTGCTCCGCCTTTGGATCGCTCCGCTCGACCCGCGCTACGCGGGTGCGGTCCGCGGCCGCCTTCGGTATGCATTGACGCCGATGGCTGTCATCGATCTGCTGGCGATCCTCCCGGCGTTCCTGCCGCTGTTCATGGCGGTAGATCTCCGGATGATGCGCGTCCTTCGCCTTTTCCGGCTTTTTCGGTTGCTCAAACTTGGCCGATACGTCGATTCGCTCGATGCTCTCAGCCGCGTGGTTAGGGCAAAGCAGGAAGTCCTGCTCGTTTCGACAACGATGATCGTCATCCTCCTGCTTTTCGCCGGGAGCCTGATGTATGCCGCCGAAAATGAAGCTCAGCCCGATAAGTTCTCCGACATTCCTTCGGCACTTTGGTGGGGCATCGCGACCCTTACGACCGTTGGCTACGGCGATGTTTTCCCTGTTACGCCCATCGGCAAGGTGCTTGGCGGAGTGATCGCATTTCTCGGCATCGGAATGTTCGCACTCCCGGCCGGCATTCTGGCAAGTGGCTTTGCCGAAGAGGTCGAGAGCCGACGAGCGAAGTCGCGAGCCGAGGGCACCTGCCCGCACTGCGGTGAGCCTCTAGAATAG
- a CDS encoding ABC transporter ATP-binding protein, whose translation MSTEVTKYHEEEAIGKTYDLRIVKRLLGYLRPYWHLAALALVLTFLTNALISTQPFFTKVAVDSYITPRTTDGIWLFALAFFGVFLFRFIFSYLQEILLNRVGQRVMYDLRSQIYTKLQRQEVAYFDRYPVGRIITRLTSDVDALNELFTSGVIDVLGDLVIIIAIIGWMFWLDWKLAIVSLVTVPLLFTATNWFRKHARVGFDKVRTRNARLAAFLQEYTSGAQTVQLMNAEEGSQEKFAKINDNYRQANIETIYYYSVFYPLVDFIGAVGIAAVIFFFAWGQISSFSAAEAGLTVGILASFIQYSLQLFQPIRDLSDKFNVLQAAIVASHRIFILLDLDIAIKSPENPKKTGKAEGRIEFRNVWFAYKEDDWVLKDVSFIIEPGENVALVGHTGSGKTTVTNLLMRFYDIQKGRILLDGVDIRDWDLADLRSNFAVVLQDVFLFSGSVEDNIRLGNPAIDDDRIKWAAKEVHADTFISELDGGYAHGIRERGAGLSVGQKQLVSFARALAFDPRILVLDEATSSIDTETEQLIQIAVERVMESRTSLVVAHRLSTVQKCDRIMVFHHGELREMGSHNELLKIRGLYWKLFRLQYSETDLDHSSGGFAPDLQPDAA comes from the coding sequence GTGTCAACCGAAGTAACCAAATATCACGAAGAAGAGGCCATCGGGAAGACCTACGATCTTCGCATCGTCAAGCGGCTGCTCGGGTATCTTCGGCCTTACTGGCACCTGGCGGCGCTTGCGTTGGTGCTGACATTCCTAACGAATGCGTTGATCAGCACCCAGCCTTTCTTCACAAAGGTCGCGGTCGATAGCTACATCACGCCGCGGACGACCGACGGTATCTGGCTCTTCGCCCTCGCATTTTTCGGCGTTTTTCTTTTCCGCTTCATCTTTTCTTATTTACAGGAGATCTTGCTCAACCGCGTCGGCCAAAGGGTGATGTACGACCTCCGCAGCCAGATCTACACGAAGCTCCAGAGGCAAGAGGTAGCATATTTCGACCGGTATCCGGTCGGGCGCATCATCACCCGGTTGACCTCGGACGTCGATGCGCTAAATGAGCTTTTCACATCCGGCGTCATCGACGTGCTCGGCGATCTTGTCATCATCATCGCCATCATCGGCTGGATGTTTTGGCTTGACTGGAAGCTCGCGATCGTCTCGCTTGTTACCGTTCCGCTGCTCTTCACCGCGACCAACTGGTTCCGCAAGCATGCCCGCGTGGGGTTCGACAAGGTCCGAACCCGCAACGCCCGGCTTGCCGCGTTTTTGCAGGAGTACACTTCGGGTGCGCAGACAGTTCAGTTGATGAACGCCGAGGAAGGCTCGCAGGAAAAATTTGCAAAGATAAACGACAACTATCGGCAGGCGAACATCGAGACGATCTATTATTACTCGGTCTTCTACCCGCTCGTCGATTTCATTGGGGCGGTCGGCATCGCGGCCGTGATCTTTTTCTTTGCGTGGGGGCAGATATCGAGCTTCTCCGCGGCAGAGGCGGGATTAACGGTCGGCATTCTTGCCTCGTTCATCCAATACTCGCTCCAGCTTTTCCAGCCGATCCGCGATCTATCAGACAAATTTAATGTACTTCAGGCGGCCATCGTCGCCTCGCACCGCATCTTCATCCTGCTCGATCTGGACATCGCCATCAAGAGCCCGGAAAATCCGAAAAAGACCGGCAAGGCCGAAGGGCGGATTGAATTTCGCAATGTCTGGTTCGCTTATAAAGAAGACGATTGGGTGCTCAAAGACGTAAGCTTCATCATCGAGCCCGGCGAGAATGTCGCATTGGTCGGGCACACCGGTTCGGGCAAAACGACCGTCACGAATCTCTTGATGAGGTTTTACGATATTCAGAAGGGCCGCATTTTGCTTGACGGCGTCGATATCCGCGATTGGGACCTCGCTGATCTGCGGTCGAACTTCGCCGTCGTACTACAAGACGTATTCCTTTTCAGCGGTTCGGTCGAGGACAATATTCGCCTCGGCAATCCGGCGATCGACGACGATCGCATAAAATGGGCGGCGAAAGAGGTTCATGCTGATACGTTCATCTCCGAGCTTGATGGCGGGTATGCCCACGGCATCCGCGAACGCGGTGCGGGGCTTTCGGTCGGGCAGAAACAACTTGTCTCGTTTGCCCGTGCGCTTGCCTTTGATCCGCGTATTCTTGTTCTCGACGAAGCGACAAGCTCCATCGACACCGAGACCGAGCAGCTTATCCAGATCGCGGTCGAACGCGTGATGGAAAGCCGGACATCGCTGGTCGTCGCCCATCGGCTCTCGACCGTCCAGAAGTGCGACCGGATCATGGTCTTCCACCACGGCGAGCTCCGCGAGATGGGAAGCCACAATGAGCTACTGAAGATTCGCGGGCTTTATTGGAAGCTGTTTCGGCTGCAATATTCCGAAACTGACCTCGACCATTCTTCCGGCGGTTTCGCTCCTGATTTGCAGCCGGACGCCGCCTGA